A portion of the Candidatus Woesearchaeota archaeon genome contains these proteins:
- a CDS encoding HEPN domain-containing protein, protein MNIKECLEQGFLVRIGIDPNLIKKELVEAGYDMKKAGKAFTELDFKWSIIQSYYSMFHSGRALLFRLGYKERRHFAIGVVLEDLNKKGKLESRFVNDFNAAVDSREGADYHYIYSEEIAQHILDVAREFNKRLDRLIKTL, encoded by the coding sequence ATGAACATCAAAGAGTGTCTGGAGCAAGGATTCTTAGTCAGGATAGGTATAGATCCAAATCTGATAAAGAAAGAATTGGTTGAAGCAGGTTATGACATGAAGAAAGCAGGCAAGGCATTCACTGAACTCGATTTCAAGTGGAGCATCATCCAGAGTTATTACTCGATGTTTCATTCTGGCAGGGCTCTGCTTTTCAGGTTAGGGTATAAGGAAAGAAGGCATTTCGCAATCGGAGTTGTTCTGGAAGATTTGAATAAAAAAGGGAAGCTTGAATCCCGTTTCGTAAATGATTTCAACGCGGCTGTTGACAGCAGGGAAGGTGCTGATTATCATTATATTTATTCTGAAGAGATTGCTCAGCATATTCTGGATGTGGCCAGAGAGTTCAATAAGCGGTTAGACAGACTTATCAAGACTTTATAA
- a CDS encoding 50S ribosomal protein L37ae has product MASKKGFGSVRRFGPRYGRKIRAKVADVEKVQKARQKCPYCNSLKVKREAAGIFFCSKCLSKFTSKAYFVTKVPALRSLEEIEE; this is encoded by the coding sequence ATGGCTTCAAAGAAAGGTTTCGGGTCAGTTAGGAGATTTGGTCCGAGGTATGGAAGGAAGATCAGGGCCAAGGTGGCTGATGTTGAGAAGGTTCAGAAGGCCAGGCAGAAATGCCCTTACTGCAATTCTCTGAAGGTGAAGAGGGAGGCGGCAGGCATATTCTTCTGCTCCAAGTGCCTCTCTAAGTTCACGAGCAAGGCTTATTTTGTCACAAAGGTTCCGGCTCTCAGATCTTTGGAGGAGATTGAAGAATAA
- a CDS encoding translation initiation factor IF-5A yields the protein MEKKVSHVGALQKGSLVIIDGEACKVMSTQVSRPGKHGHAKVRFDAVGIIDGKKRNIVLPAHDNIEVPLIDKRNAQVLSIAGNKANVMDNETFETFDMEIPEEVKDVTEGCNILYWVILGTKIMKQVVKGDE from the coding sequence ATGGAAAAGAAGGTCTCACATGTCGGTGCGTTGCAGAAAGGAAGCCTGGTAATAATAGACGGCGAAGCATGCAAAGTCATGAGCACACAGGTATCAAGGCCCGGAAAGCACGGCCATGCAAAAGTCAGATTCGATGCAGTAGGGATAATAGACGGCAAGAAAAGGAACATCGTGCTGCCGGCACACGACAACATCGAAGTGCCGCTGATAGACAAGAGGAATGCCCAAGTCCTCTCGATTGCAGGCAACAAGGCCAATGTGATGGACAATGAGACATTCGAGACATTCGACATGGAGATACCTGAAGAAGTCAAGGATGTCACAGAAGGATGCAATATCCTCTACTGGGTCATACTCGGAACAAAGATCATGAAACAGGTAGTCAAAGGAGATGAATGA
- a CDS encoding site-2 protease family protein, with translation MDFNIILAIAFILFLIIFTIIKRKSVVLQKVLWPVVYVIMWKTGFGLKLMDRWGKKYKGLIQLLGQASIGLAFLGMAYISISILIVIFKMITAPESIQGGFALVLPFTNIPGVGYLPFTYWIIAIFVLAVVHEFSHGVMARAYDVPVQSSGFAIFSIIAPIIPAAFVEPDEKVLQKRDEVTQNSVFAAGPISNVALGFVFLLIMMFVFAPIEARITEPTGFIMTPNDPEMPAAKAGMPDKFLVTNFNGEETADANKFMEQMYYCTAPGDEITVGNKNQSFTFTAVPRPEDPNKGIIGVSTFENQRDVKPQYAMWKAPFYWFKGLFKWLFLLNLFIGLANLLPLGIVDGGRMLQIALKKIMKNEKHANKIWGMISFLFIGLIVLGLVLQYVGNPFG, from the coding sequence ATGGATTTTAACATAATACTGGCGATCGCTTTCATCCTTTTTCTTATCATCTTCACAATCATCAAGAGGAAGAGCGTAGTCCTCCAGAAAGTCCTCTGGCCTGTTGTCTATGTGATCATGTGGAAGACAGGATTCGGGCTCAAGCTGATGGACAGATGGGGCAAGAAATACAAGGGCCTGATACAGCTCCTCGGGCAGGCCAGCATCGGACTGGCTTTCCTGGGCATGGCCTACATCTCAATCTCAATATTGATAGTCATCTTCAAGATGATAACAGCACCTGAAAGCATCCAAGGAGGATTTGCCCTTGTGCTTCCATTCACCAACATACCAGGAGTCGGATATCTGCCGTTCACATACTGGATCATAGCAATATTCGTCCTCGCTGTCGTGCATGAGTTCAGCCACGGAGTGATGGCAAGGGCATATGATGTGCCTGTGCAGAGCTCAGGATTCGCAATATTCTCAATAATAGCGCCGATCATACCTGCTGCATTCGTGGAGCCGGACGAGAAAGTGCTGCAGAAGAGGGATGAGGTGACGCAGAACTCAGTATTCGCAGCAGGACCGATATCAAATGTCGCGCTCGGATTCGTGTTCCTCCTAATAATGATGTTCGTGTTCGCGCCGATAGAGGCCAGGATAACAGAACCCACAGGGTTCATAATGACACCGAATGATCCAGAGATGCCGGCAGCTAAAGCAGGCATGCCAGACAAGTTCCTTGTGACAAACTTCAACGGCGAAGAGACAGCCGACGCGAACAAGTTCATGGAACAGATGTATTACTGCACAGCTCCCGGCGATGAGATAACAGTCGGCAACAAAAACCAATCCTTCACATTCACCGCAGTGCCAAGGCCAGAGGACCCGAACAAAGGGATAATAGGCGTGAGCACCTTCGAGAACCAGAGAGATGTAAAACCCCAATATGCCATGTGGAAAGCGCCATTCTACTGGTTCAAGGGACTGTTCAAATGGCTGTTCCTGCTCAACCTCTTCATAGGGCTGGCAAACCTATTGCCTCTCGGAATCGTGGATGGGGGAAGGATGCTCCAGATAGCACTGAAGAAGATAATGAAGAATGAGAAGCACGCAAACAAGATTTGGGGGATGATAAGCTTCCTCTTCATAGGGCTGATTGTATTGGGGCTGGTCCTGCAGTATGTAGGGAATCCATTCGGCTGA
- a CDS encoding peptide chain release factor aRF-1, producing MAELKITPEQRFRLKKLIKEIERYRGRHTELVTVYIPAGYDLNKIINHVFQEQGTATNIKSAGTRKNVISALERMIQHLKLFKQTPEHGLAAFAGNISEKEGQPNVQVWSIEPPVPLNIRVYRCDKEFVLDPLREMVEEKEIYGMVVMDRRDGIVALLKGKAIIPLVKTHSEVPGKFRAGGQSAARFAANRELSARDFYRRVGDYMKDQFLPKLTEIKGILIGGPGPTKYEFVDGDFITNDLKKKILAIKDLSYTEEFGLQELLDKCQDVLAKEEVAEEKQIVTKFLELLATSQKSVAYGYDETKRMLEAGAVATLLLSEELEEGMIEELSQIAGKFSSEVKIISTDTREGVQLRDLGKIAAILRYEANF from the coding sequence ATGGCAGAATTAAAGATAACCCCTGAACAGCGCTTCAGGCTGAAGAAACTCATTAAGGAGATAGAACGTTATAGGGGCAGGCATACTGAGCTTGTCACAGTCTATATTCCTGCCGGCTATGATCTCAATAAGATCATAAATCATGTCTTCCAGGAGCAGGGTACTGCCACAAATATCAAATCTGCCGGCACAAGGAAGAATGTCATCAGCGCTCTTGAGAGGATGATCCAGCATCTCAAGCTTTTCAAGCAGACTCCGGAGCATGGCCTTGCAGCATTTGCAGGCAATATTTCTGAGAAAGAAGGCCAGCCTAATGTGCAGGTCTGGTCCATTGAGCCTCCGGTTCCGCTCAACATCAGGGTCTATCGCTGTGACAAGGAATTTGTTCTTGATCCGCTCAGGGAGATGGTTGAGGAGAAAGAGATCTATGGCATGGTTGTGATGGACAGGCGTGACGGCATTGTAGCATTGTTGAAAGGCAAGGCGATAATCCCCCTGGTGAAGACTCATTCTGAGGTTCCTGGGAAATTCAGGGCGGGCGGGCAGTCTGCTGCGAGGTTTGCAGCCAACAGGGAGCTCTCTGCAAGGGATTTCTACAGGAGGGTCGGCGATTACATGAAGGACCAGTTCCTTCCGAAGCTGACTGAGATAAAAGGGATCCTGATCGGCGGCCCCGGTCCGACTAAGTATGAGTTTGTCGACGGTGATTTCATAACGAATGATCTCAAGAAGAAGATCCTCGCGATAAAGGATCTTTCTTATACCGAAGAGTTCGGCCTGCAGGAGCTGCTTGACAAGTGCCAGGATGTGCTTGCCAAGGAGGAGGTCGCAGAGGAGAAGCAGATAGTCACGAAGTTCCTTGAGCTTCTTGCCACATCCCAGAAGTCTGTGGCTTATGGGTATGATGAGACCAAGAGGATGCTTGAGGCAGGTGCTGTGGCTACATTGCTTTTGTCTGAGGAACTGGAGGAGGGGATGATCGAGGAGCTCTCTCAGATTGCCGGGAAGTTCTCTTCTGAGGTGAAGATCATCAGCACTGACACAAGGGAGGGTGTTCAGCTCAGGGATCTTGGCAAGATTGCCGCAATCCTGAGATATGAGGCGAATTTCTAG
- a CDS encoding nucleotidyltransferase domain-containing protein: MGMAEILGEKNAMRILVFLLENPTAQYSQKELRVKIKISKATMIKWLGLLIRKDMIRIKKIGVTNLHWLNRENIIVKQLKILHNLLLLEKIRIISRKHEITAYLYGSCARGEDTEDSDIDILIIGNKRKEGIISDFSKISSKIRRKINISVFTSLDWSFVARKDPAFYERVEKDKILLQ, from the coding sequence ATGGGCATGGCTGAGATATTAGGTGAAAAGAATGCAATGAGAATACTTGTTTTCTTGCTTGAGAATCCCACAGCCCAATATTCTCAGAAAGAATTGAGGGTAAAGATAAAGATTTCAAAAGCTACTATGATCAAATGGCTTGGGTTGTTGATAAGAAAAGACATGATAAGAATAAAAAAGATAGGAGTCACTAATCTTCATTGGCTTAACAGAGAGAATATTATTGTGAAGCAGCTGAAGATCCTGCATAACCTCCTTCTCCTTGAAAAAATAAGAATCATTAGCAGAAAACATGAAATAACCGCTTATCTGTATGGAAGCTGCGCAAGAGGAGAAGACACAGAGGATAGTGATATTGACATTTTGATCATCGGCAATAAGCGAAAAGAAGGAATTATTTCAGATTTCTCGAAAATTTCATCAAAAATCAGGAGAAAGATTAATATTTCTGTTTTCACGTCATTGGATTGGTCCTTTGTCGCAAGGAAAGATCCTGCGTTTTATGAGAGAGTGGAAAAGGACAAGATTTTGCTGCAATGA
- a CDS encoding PIN domain-containing protein: protein MKYVIDSSAWIELFLGSAEGKKAAKVIKNPKNVIITSDVTFGEIYSWAMKNGFDAGKLMGCIRQNSEVFETYVNIWIEAADLRDRRREKAKKFSLIDAIIYRISQMTKARLVTKDKDFKGLKNVILL, encoded by the coding sequence TTGAAATATGTCATTGATTCTTCAGCGTGGATCGAATTGTTTCTGGGGAGTGCTGAAGGCAAGAAAGCTGCAAAAGTAATCAAGAACCCAAAAAATGTCATAATAACAAGCGATGTAACATTTGGTGAAATATACAGCTGGGCTATGAAGAATGGTTTTGATGCTGGCAAATTAATGGGATGCATAAGACAAAATTCTGAAGTGTTTGAAACATATGTCAACATCTGGATCGAAGCAGCTGATCTGCGCGACAGGAGGAGAGAGAAAGCGAAGAAGTTCTCATTGATCGATGCCATCATCTACAGGATCTCGCAGATGACCAAGGCAAGGCTGGTTACAAAGGACAAGGATTTCAAGGGACTGAAGAATGTGATCCTGTTGTAA
- a CDS encoding Fic family protein, which produces MTYIETIRRGNKKYYYITKNIRADINRWKKIRIYVGDKKPTKAEIKKHAEEIEKRAEKEGLTKSEYVYLSIRDAETLQDLKESYKEWVKKTPESIRKKFYDDFVIRFTYNTNAIEGNRLTLRQTALILKDRVLPSGVRASDYHEAVNGKECLEYLKSYKGGLNNKLLEKVNGILTKNTDVSYSGRIRFFDVKIEGSKHTPLSNEKVKKHLLNMYKWYSANKNKLHPFELATLIHAKIAWIHPFEDGNGRTARAIMNWLLIKNGYPMFFIPFWRREEYYMTLEEADKENFKDYVARMLRLIIDQVRYYGHKREKK; this is translated from the coding sequence ATGACATACATTGAGACTATCAGAAGAGGGAATAAAAAATATTATTATATCACAAAGAACATTAGAGCAGATATTAACAGATGGAAGAAAATCAGAATTTATGTCGGAGATAAGAAGCCAACTAAAGCAGAAATCAAGAAGCACGCAGAAGAGATTGAGAAAAGAGCAGAAAAAGAAGGCCTGACCAAATCAGAATATGTCTATTTGTCAATTAGAGATGCTGAAACACTGCAGGATTTAAAAGAAAGCTATAAAGAGTGGGTGAAGAAAACACCTGAAAGCATCAGGAAAAAGTTTTATGATGATTTTGTTATCAGATTTACTTACAACACCAATGCCATAGAAGGAAATAGGCTTACTTTGCGACAAACTGCACTTATTCTCAAAGATAGAGTGCTTCCCTCTGGTGTGCGAGCATCTGATTACCATGAAGCTGTCAACGGGAAGGAGTGTCTAGAATACTTGAAATCATACAAAGGAGGATTAAACAACAAGCTTCTAGAGAAAGTGAATGGTATTCTGACAAAAAATACTGATGTTAGTTATAGCGGGAGAATACGATTTTTTGATGTTAAGATTGAGGGTTCTAAACACACCCCACTTTCAAACGAGAAAGTGAAAAAACACTTATTGAATATGTATAAATGGTATAGTGCCAATAAGAATAAACTCCACCCATTTGAGCTGGCAACCCTGATTCATGCCAAAATCGCCTGGATCCATCCGTTTGAGGATGGCAACGGAAGAACTGCTCGTGCGATCATGAATTGGCTTTTAATCAAAAATGGCTATCCAATGTTCTTTATTCCATTTTGGAGAAGAGAAGAATATTACATGACCCTGGAGGAAGCTGATAAAGAGAATTTTAAAGATTATGTAGCCAGAATGTTACGGTTGATTATTGACCAAGTAAGATATTACGGGCACAAAAGGGAGAAAAAATAA
- a CDS encoding M48 family metallopeptidase, whose protein sequence is MSIWKMVEEIKGFKVADPSMVKESYELLFEKQLPYKAVLRYINNFSPYGGNIRMNFSTIEVRLSKRWKNVSREIQMGIIQELMTKLFKKPRRTMHIDLYNNFVKNLHIAIPKTKIDPLLKESFDRVNDKHFSGMIEMPNLVFGRFSTHKMGSYDYKKDTISISRILIEDPELLDYVMYHEILHKKHKFHRWNGKNVYHNSTFRRDERAYPGHEEMESRLNRHIRKNMWKRAFFGNRG, encoded by the coding sequence GTGTCGATATGGAAGATGGTGGAGGAGATCAAGGGATTCAAGGTGGCAGATCCCTCGATGGTGAAAGAATCATATGAACTGCTGTTCGAGAAGCAGCTGCCCTACAAGGCAGTCCTGCGATACATCAACAATTTCTCGCCCTACGGCGGAAACATCAGGATGAACTTCAGCACAATTGAAGTCAGGCTCAGCAAGAGATGGAAGAATGTCAGCAGGGAGATACAGATGGGCATCATACAGGAGCTCATGACAAAGCTCTTCAAGAAGCCGCGAAGGACAATGCACATCGACCTCTACAACAACTTCGTCAAGAACCTCCACATCGCGATACCCAAGACAAAGATCGATCCGCTCCTGAAGGAATCATTCGACAGGGTCAATGACAAGCACTTCAGCGGCATGATAGAGATGCCCAACCTTGTCTTCGGGAGATTCTCGACCCACAAGATGGGAAGCTATGACTACAAGAAAGACACGATATCGATCTCGCGCATCCTAATAGAGGACCCTGAACTGCTTGACTATGTGATGTATCATGAGATACTGCACAAGAAGCACAAGTTCCACAGATGGAACGGCAAGAATGTATACCATAATTCCACATTCAGGAGAGATGAGAGAGCGTATCCTGGCCATGAAGAGATGGAAAGCAGACTGAACAGACACATCAGGAAGAACATGTGGAAAAGGGCATTTTTCGGCAACAGGGGATAA
- a CDS encoding DNA alkylation repair protein, with the protein MKKEAQEILRELKKHGSKRNIDGMARFGIDSSSAYGVSMPIIRSIAKKLGKNHELGLELWKHDVHEAKIMSCLVLEPEKLTDKETERFVKGFYSWDLVDQFCLNLLDKLPDARKKAIEWSKREREFEKRTGYALMAVLAVHDKKTGDKGFIKFLPHIARGATDERNFVKKAVNWALRQIGKRSRMLNKEAIQCASRIQKINNRAAKWIANDALRELKSDAVKKRLK; encoded by the coding sequence ATGAAAAAAGAGGCACAGGAGATTCTCAGAGAGCTGAAGAAGCACGGCTCAAAGCGCAATATAGATGGGATGGCGAGGTTCGGCATAGATTCAAGCTCTGCATATGGAGTGAGCATGCCGATCATAAGAAGCATTGCGAAGAAGCTCGGCAAGAACCATGAACTCGGGCTTGAGCTCTGGAAACATGATGTGCATGAAGCAAAGATCATGAGCTGCCTTGTCCTTGAGCCTGAAAAGCTGACTGACAAGGAGACTGAGAGATTTGTCAAAGGATTCTACTCATGGGACCTAGTGGACCAATTCTGCCTGAACCTGCTTGACAAGTTGCCTGATGCCCGCAAGAAAGCGATAGAATGGAGCAAACGCGAGAGAGAGTTCGAAAAAAGGACAGGATATGCCCTAATGGCAGTGCTTGCAGTGCATGACAAGAAGACAGGAGACAAGGGATTCATCAAATTCCTGCCGCACATTGCCAGAGGAGCGACTGATGAGAGGAATTTCGTCAAGAAAGCAGTCAACTGGGCGCTCAGACAGATAGGCAAGAGGAGCAGGATGCTCAACAAGGAAGCAATCCAATGCGCATCAAGAATCCAGAAGATCAACAATAGAGCAGCTAAATGGATAGCAAATGATGCACTGCGAGAACTGAAGAGCGATGCTGTCAAGAAGAGGCTGAAATGA
- a CDS encoding prefoldin subunit: protein MDKETEQKINQLTMIEQSMHQLLSQKQGFQAQLMEVESALSELDRTDKAYRIVGNIMVAADKKPLKEELGSKQDILNLRIKNIEKQENSLKDKAKSVQTEVMETIRKEKK, encoded by the coding sequence ATGGACAAGGAGACAGAACAGAAGATAAACCAGCTGACCATGATCGAGCAGAGCATGCATCAGCTCCTTTCTCAGAAGCAGGGTTTTCAGGCCCAGCTCATGGAGGTCGAGTCAGCGCTGAGCGAGCTTGACAGGACCGATAAGGCATACAGGATCGTGGGCAACATCATGGTTGCTGCTGACAAGAAGCCCCTTAAGGAGGAGCTTGGGTCGAAGCAGGATATTTTGAATCTGAGGATCAAGAACATCGAGAAGCAGGAGAATTCTCTGAAAGACAAGGCTAAGTCTGTCCAGACTGAAGTGATGGAGACCATCAGGAAGGAGAAGAAGTGA
- a CDS encoding CTAG/PCC1 family protein: MYSAQIEVRGEVDGLWKVLEKELRDKDRSSVRVEMKGSLLKFRITAEDATALRITLNTICKYIIVYEKMGALTWTRRQNRR; this comes from the coding sequence ATGTACTCTGCCCAGATTGAGGTGCGTGGGGAAGTAGACGGGCTTTGGAAGGTTTTGGAGAAGGAGCTGAGGGACAAGGACAGGTCATCTGTCAGGGTGGAGATGAAGGGAAGCCTCCTGAAGTTCAGGATAACCGCCGAGGATGCGACTGCCCTCAGGATTACGCTCAACACGATTTGCAAATATATCATAGTTTATGAGAAGATGGGTGCTTTGACATGGACAAGGAGACAGAACAGAAGATAA
- a CDS encoding DNA-directed RNA polymerase subunit P produces MVLYKCFQCHKEISTELLRKKVRCPYCGSKILFKPRTSLTKVKAR; encoded by the coding sequence ATGGTTCTCTACAAATGCTTCCAGTGCCACAAGGAGATCTCGACTGAGCTTCTGAGGAAGAAGGTGAGATGCCCTTATTGCGGAAGCAAGATCCTGTTCAAGCCTCGCACTTCGCTCACGAAGGTCAAGGCAAGGTAA